A part of Leptospira congkakensis genomic DNA contains:
- a CDS encoding SemiSWEET transporter, protein MENLIGYIAAFLTTVSFLPQVLRVVMTKQTRDISRNMYIMFFIGVLLWFVYGVLKSDFPIILANAVTIFFVSIILYYKLKTEEET, encoded by the coding sequence ATGGAAAACCTGATTGGCTACATTGCTGCCTTTTTAACGACTGTATCTTTTCTTCCGCAAGTGTTACGCGTTGTTATGACCAAACAAACCCGAGACATCAGCCGCAATATGTACATCATGTTTTTTATCGGTGTACTTTTATGGTTTGTGTATGGAGTTTTAAAGTCTGATTTTCCTATCATTCTCGCAAATGCGGTAACCATATTTTTTGTATCGATCATTTTATATTATAAACTCAAAACAGAGGAAGAAACATGA
- a CDS encoding type 1 glutamine amidotransferase domain-containing protein, whose amino-acid sequence MKKVLFVLTSHGEKGNAGSTGYHLGEVAHPWKVLHDAGVEMDLVSPKGGEPPVDGFDLEDMANKEFWNHPVYQTKRIHTKSPKEIKASDYSAIYFAGGHGTMWDFPDNAELQDLTRSIYESGGIVGAVCHGPSALVNVTLSNGSKLIAGKRVNGFSNEEEEIVKLEGVVPFLLEDKLIAAGGKYSKSAPWNSHVEVDERLVTGQNPQSAKAVGEAILSLLKK is encoded by the coding sequence ATGAAAAAAGTATTATTTGTATTAACAAGCCACGGAGAAAAAGGAAACGCCGGTTCCACTGGTTACCATTTGGGAGAAGTAGCTCACCCATGGAAGGTCTTACACGATGCCGGTGTGGAAATGGATTTGGTCAGTCCGAAAGGGGGCGAACCTCCTGTAGATGGATTTGATTTGGAAGATATGGCCAACAAAGAATTTTGGAACCATCCAGTTTACCAAACAAAACGCATCCATACCAAGTCCCCAAAAGAAATTAAGGCAAGTGACTACTCAGCCATTTATTTTGCCGGCGGGCACGGAACCATGTGGGATTTTCCGGACAACGCGGAACTCCAAGACCTCACAAGATCAATCTATGAATCAGGTGGGATTGTGGGAGCTGTTTGTCACGGTCCCTCGGCACTTGTCAATGTCACTTTGTCCAATGGTTCCAAACTGATTGCGGGAAAACGAGTGAATGGATTTTCCAACGAAGAAGAAGAGATTGTGAAACTAGAAGGAGTGGTTCCCTTTCTTTTGGAAGACAAACTGATTGCTGCCGGTGGTAAGTATTCCAAATCAGCACCTTGGAACTCACATGTGGAAGTGGATGAAAGGCTTGTGACAGGACAAAATCCGCAATCAGCAAAGGCTGTGGGTGAGGCCATTCTTAGTTTATTAAAAAAATAA
- a CDS encoding O-antigen ligase family protein: protein MIGKETFHKISVVFLYLFFALSPFSISLCQIFAGASLFFLFLDKMIKRKYPDLESQILFWILLYVSFLVTPILHWNETNWKLTILKSEFGDVWMGFLLLHHSSLSTYEKTKLKKAVLFGAVFLILSGLVSLLSPYRLAPFVMDGFQYTEGRRLPHLLAIFMGKLPLYLPIGFQSTHLTYGGLLALYLPSVLERSSRIFKIYKQTSKFRFVLIGFIILSLVGLVLLFLNQSRSIWFGLLFGIFLISFQKRISIKKYLPTLGLGVLAVAGILYLVYQNNWLFQRAIDDLFAKRSLENQRIWIHKMNFAILKDSYFLGIGSGNYTNEFVTQAKGLVNHLPELYYDLFITPKSHAHFDFLHFWILGGFLSGFSFLYFLYIETKLILNTGKHTVFFLGFFAIIFAGSFQCFLLDDEVLFPFLGILCLLPSFKRKKIIQDSLADKNQIKIFGMILFWILLSCLGAFYLTKTPDKDLFLHRTRTEHNFPDSQAQSSINGKLLVALPEGTKERYFKLAGCLDHNSNFNETHQVRETPILFQIHWEENQKGNLPDTLTLEIRKRESFDQDKEYKVQSERIVKIESYPNTKQIQKIQVHPKEYLGKGLEFIDFGFKYTWMGEKPVLPRIEISGNCE, encoded by the coding sequence ATGATTGGGAAAGAAACATTTCATAAGATTTCTGTCGTTTTTCTATACCTTTTTTTTGCACTCTCTCCCTTTTCGATTAGTCTTTGCCAGATTTTTGCCGGAGCCTCCCTTTTCTTTTTATTTTTGGACAAAATGATAAAACGAAAATATCCAGATTTGGAATCACAAATCCTTTTTTGGATCCTTCTCTATGTAAGTTTTCTCGTCACACCGATTCTACATTGGAACGAAACCAATTGGAAACTAACTATCTTAAAATCTGAGTTTGGTGATGTCTGGATGGGATTTTTGTTACTACACCATTCGAGTTTATCCACTTACGAAAAAACAAAACTGAAAAAAGCAGTTCTGTTTGGTGCTGTGTTTCTCATCTTATCCGGCTTGGTATCATTACTTTCCCCCTACAGACTTGCTCCATTTGTGATGGATGGATTTCAATATACCGAAGGAAGACGACTGCCTCACCTACTCGCCATTTTTATGGGAAAACTCCCTCTTTATTTACCGATTGGTTTCCAAAGTACTCACCTAACTTATGGGGGATTACTTGCCCTTTATCTTCCCTCTGTTTTAGAAAGGTCTTCTCGTATTTTCAAAATATATAAACAAACTTCAAAATTTCGTTTTGTTCTCATTGGATTTATCATTTTGTCTTTGGTTGGTCTCGTTTTACTTTTTCTCAACCAAAGTCGTTCCATTTGGTTTGGGCTCTTATTTGGAATCTTCTTAATTTCCTTTCAGAAAAGGATTTCTATCAAAAAATACTTACCGACTCTGGGTTTGGGAGTTTTGGCAGTTGCCGGCATCCTCTATTTGGTTTACCAAAACAACTGGCTTTTCCAAAGAGCAATCGATGATTTATTCGCTAAACGTTCGTTAGAGAACCAACGGATATGGATTCATAAAATGAATTTTGCAATTTTAAAAGATTCTTATTTTCTGGGGATTGGATCAGGAAATTATACAAATGAGTTTGTCACACAAGCGAAAGGATTAGTAAATCATCTACCTGAATTGTATTATGATTTGTTTATCACACCCAAGTCACATGCCCATTTTGACTTTCTACATTTTTGGATTTTGGGAGGGTTTCTCTCTGGTTTTTCTTTCCTATATTTTTTATATATAGAAACAAAACTCATTCTAAATACAGGCAAACATACAGTTTTCTTTTTAGGTTTTTTTGCCATTATATTTGCAGGTAGTTTCCAATGTTTTCTGTTAGATGATGAAGTCTTGTTTCCTTTTTTGGGGATTTTATGTTTACTCCCTTCCTTCAAAAGAAAAAAAATCATTCAAGATTCTTTAGCAGATAAAAATCAGATCAAAATTTTTGGAATGATTCTTTTTTGGATTCTACTTTCCTGTTTGGGAGCTTTCTATTTAACAAAAACTCCAGATAAAGATCTTTTTTTACACCGAACTCGCACAGAACATAACTTCCCCGACTCGCAAGCACAATCGTCAATCAATGGAAAATTACTGGTCGCTTTGCCAGAAGGAACCAAGGAACGATACTTCAAACTCGCAGGATGTTTGGATCATAATTCTAACTTTAATGAAACGCACCAAGTCAGAGAGACACCGATTCTCTTCCAAATCCATTGGGAAGAGAATCAAAAAGGAAATCTACCAGATACTCTGACTCTAGAAATTCGGAAACGAGAAAGCTTCGACCAAGACAAAGAATACAAAGTCCAATCAGAACGAATTGTAAAAATAGAAAGTTATCCCAATACAAAGCAGATCCAAAAGATCCAAGTCCATCCTAAGGAATATTTGGGAAAGGGATTAGAGTTTATTGATTTTGGATTTAAGTATACTTGGATGGGAGAAAAACCGGTTTTGCCTAGAATTGAGATTTCGGGAAACTGTGAATGA
- a CDS encoding LBBP_01157 family protein — translation MAKTKKTSKKGFFGRFLNLFRSSGKLEEQDPSKRKKEPKSFPMEWAVAIENWKKKLRTKQIATGTVLESPKFRLTKTNDKLFRAEGVDYSLILVTGNHLYKNKEDKWAGVLFVDEGELNKSLTKDLSGVEGLLQALSVPKTDLFLDSDAPREDWRVVLSFERFWKEQLVLQMKPNSMALAMLAIGEECRDFFESVATERQKNLVRDELFYLNLGNTDQNNPYSKAKNLFGFGSALVEFGNAVNTIKERREKELKHGS, via the coding sequence ATGGCAAAAACTAAAAAAACATCTAAGAAAGGTTTCTTTGGCCGGTTTTTGAACCTTTTTCGATCCAGTGGAAAATTAGAAGAACAGGATCCATCCAAAAGAAAAAAGGAACCAAAATCATTCCCCATGGAATGGGCCGTAGCCATTGAAAATTGGAAGAAAAAACTTCGCACCAAACAAATTGCAACGGGTACCGTTTTAGAATCACCGAAATTTCGCTTAACAAAAACAAACGACAAATTGTTTCGAGCGGAAGGGGTAGACTACTCTTTGATTCTCGTAACAGGTAATCACTTATATAAAAATAAAGAAGATAAGTGGGCCGGCGTTTTGTTTGTGGATGAAGGGGAATTAAACAAAAGTCTAACGAAAGATCTCTCTGGTGTGGAGGGATTGTTACAAGCTCTTTCAGTTCCCAAAACAGATTTATTTTTGGACAGTGATGCTCCTCGGGAAGACTGGAGAGTTGTTTTATCCTTTGAACGATTTTGGAAAGAACAACTAGTCCTACAAATGAAACCCAATTCGATGGCACTGGCGATGCTTGCCATTGGAGAGGAATGCCGGGACTTTTTTGAATCCGTGGCAACGGAAAGACAAAAGAATCTTGTTCGAGACGAATTATTTTATCTAAATCTTGGAAATACAGATCAGAATAACCCTTATTCCAAAGCCAAAAACTTATTTGGATTTGGGTCTGCTCTTGTTGAATTTGGCAATGCTGTCAATACCATAAAAGAAAGAAGAGAA
- a CDS encoding LysR family transcriptional regulator: MNPIELYQSFYLIYRERNLTKAGKILGLSQPALSLHLQSLERHRKEVLFRRTSRDLIPTDAAKRLYVQIAGPIEELERMEGQLKPKENIRRLKIGSAKEIFLEKILPNLSALGERFHVLYGHPPELLDSLEKKEIDLVITNQKLNVPGILLEELYREKFVFVASKSISSDANFPFRGQTKPKIEMIKTWMENQHWFVYSEDFAIVRRFWKVNFDSRPKLKEYSVLPNLHDIKTALELGSGVSVLPTYLLGKKSPLYTNEKDCRSFENQLYLVSREEDVDYLEEKFPKLKDWMNV, translated from the coding sequence ATGAATCCGATCGAATTGTACCAAAGTTTTTACCTTATCTATCGCGAGAGGAATTTAACCAAAGCAGGAAAAATCCTTGGGCTTTCCCAACCGGCACTTAGTTTGCATTTACAATCCCTGGAAAGGCATAGAAAAGAAGTTTTATTTCGCCGCACTTCTCGAGACTTAATTCCCACTGACGCCGCCAAACGGTTGTATGTTCAGATAGCAGGCCCAATCGAAGAATTGGAAAGGATGGAAGGGCAACTGAAACCGAAAGAAAATATTCGTAGGCTAAAAATTGGTTCAGCCAAGGAGATTTTTTTAGAAAAAATTTTGCCAAATCTTTCTGCATTGGGAGAAAGATTTCACGTCCTGTACGGTCATCCTCCTGAACTTTTGGATTCTTTGGAAAAAAAGGAAATCGATTTAGTTATCACCAATCAAAAGTTAAATGTTCCTGGAATTTTATTAGAAGAATTATACAGAGAAAAATTTGTTTTTGTAGCATCAAAATCCATCAGTTCGGATGCCAATTTCCCATTCCGTGGACAAACCAAACCCAAAATCGAAATGATCAAAACTTGGATGGAAAACCAACATTGGTTTGTGTATAGCGAAGACTTCGCAATTGTTCGCAGGTTCTGGAAGGTGAATTTTGATTCTCGACCGAAATTAAAAGAGTATTCTGTTTTACCAAACCTTCATGATATCAAGACTGCGTTGGAACTCGGGAGCGGTGTTTCCGTTTTGCCTACGTATCTACTTGGGAAAAAATCTCCTTTGTATACAAATGAAAAGGATTGTCGGAGTTTTGAGAACCAATTGTATCTTGTCAGTCGAGAAGAAGACGTCGATTATTTAGAAGAAAAATTCCCAAAACTGAAAGATTGGATGAATGTTTAA
- the queF gene encoding preQ(1) synthase: MSEKKSESSYEDKQDHIPSWKTPEIEWFANVYAGKEYNIEFTIPEFTAVCPKTGLPDFGSIFIEYIPRERCVELKSLKEYMMSYRNVGIFHENVVNKILEDFVQAVDPLYVKVVGDYNVRGGVKTIVKREFKA, translated from the coding sequence ATGTCGGAAAAAAAATCAGAATCTTCTTACGAGGACAAACAAGACCATATCCCGTCCTGGAAAACCCCGGAAATCGAGTGGTTTGCCAATGTTTATGCCGGAAAAGAATACAATATCGAATTCACCATCCCTGAATTCACGGCCGTCTGTCCAAAAACTGGTCTCCCTGACTTTGGTTCTATATTTATCGAATACATCCCTAGGGAACGCTGCGTAGAACTCAAATCGCTGAAAGAATACATGATGTCCTATCGAAATGTGGGAATTTTCCATGAAAATGTTGTGAACAAAATCCTAGAAGACTTTGTTCAAGCTGTGGACCCTCTATATGTAAAAGTGGTGGGAGATTACAATGTTCGCGGTGGAGTCAAAACCATTGTGAAACGAGAGTTCAAAGCCTAA
- the guaA gene encoding glutamine-hydrolyzing GMP synthase, with protein MKSDKKIAVVDFGGQYAHLIASRIRRLGAYTEILSNEEPLSVYESYAGIILSGGPSSVYEKGAPLLPDGFFKTSVPILGICYGHQLLMKALGGEVVSSNSKEYGPAILEIQNPDSLLSKSLSPKTKVWMSHGDEVVRMPEGFKIVASSDNCCYAFVSNESKKQFGIQFHPEVTHSEEGEVLLRNFVNLCNAGASWSISQFLEEQISELQKKVPPGKNVFLLVSGGVDSSVAYLLLAKALGKDRVKGLLVDTGFMRKNEVKDLMDNLHQVGFDLTIWDESKIFYNHLESEFEPEKKRRIVGDLFLEAQSKATDSLGLDSEHWLLGQGTIYPDTIESGGTKHSHKIKTHHNRVPQIEKLIQEGKIIEPIADLYKDEVRELGRLLGLPERWIERHPFPGPGLVVRMIASPETKPPVLDFSDLGLSQKKAEVKILPILSVGVQGDQRSYAHCAVLNDFTTNWKELDECAVEITNFKKEINRVVFAPGIQTFSGAFHYTKLTLDKEHSDILREADSIVNRILYEESIHTSIWQMPVVLVPVGLRANSYGVVLRPVESTEAMTANFYEMDRKILERITKELLVLPQISLVLYDLTHKPPGTIEWE; from the coding sequence ATGAAAAGTGATAAAAAAATTGCAGTCGTCGATTTCGGCGGTCAATACGCTCACCTCATCGCATCCCGAATTCGTAGGCTTGGTGCCTATACAGAAATTCTCTCCAACGAAGAACCTTTGTCTGTCTATGAGTCCTATGCTGGAATCATTCTATCAGGTGGCCCAAGTAGTGTTTACGAAAAGGGTGCACCACTTCTGCCAGATGGATTTTTTAAAACTTCTGTTCCCATTCTCGGAATCTGTTATGGCCACCAACTTTTAATGAAGGCCCTCGGTGGTGAGGTTGTTTCTTCCAATTCAAAAGAATATGGCCCTGCTATTTTAGAAATTCAAAATCCAGATTCCTTACTTTCTAAATCCCTTTCGCCTAAGACAAAAGTTTGGATGAGTCACGGTGATGAAGTGGTTCGGATGCCCGAAGGTTTTAAAATCGTTGCTTCTTCGGATAATTGTTGTTATGCGTTCGTTTCTAATGAGTCTAAAAAACAATTTGGGATCCAATTCCATCCAGAAGTCACTCATTCCGAAGAAGGGGAAGTATTACTTCGTAACTTTGTGAATCTTTGTAATGCAGGTGCAAGTTGGAGTATATCTCAGTTTCTGGAAGAACAAATCTCTGAGTTACAAAAGAAAGTTCCGCCAGGTAAAAATGTGTTTTTACTCGTGTCAGGTGGTGTGGATTCTTCTGTTGCTTATCTACTTCTAGCAAAAGCTCTTGGGAAAGACCGTGTCAAAGGACTCCTTGTCGACACGGGGTTTATGCGTAAAAATGAAGTGAAAGATCTTATGGACAACCTGCACCAAGTTGGTTTTGATCTCACCATTTGGGATGAAAGCAAAATCTTTTACAATCACTTAGAATCAGAATTTGAACCAGAAAAAAAACGCCGGATCGTTGGTGATCTCTTTTTAGAAGCACAAAGTAAAGCCACAGATTCCCTGGGTTTGGATTCGGAACATTGGCTTCTTGGCCAAGGCACCATCTATCCAGACACCATCGAATCTGGGGGAACCAAACATTCTCATAAAATCAAAACCCATCACAACCGCGTCCCTCAAATTGAAAAACTCATCCAAGAAGGGAAAATCATTGAGCCCATCGCTGATTTGTACAAAGATGAAGTGAGGGAACTCGGAAGGCTTCTTGGCCTTCCAGAACGTTGGATTGAAAGGCATCCATTCCCAGGGCCTGGCCTTGTGGTAAGAATGATTGCGAGCCCAGAGACCAAACCACCAGTGCTCGATTTTTCTGATTTGGGTCTTTCTCAGAAAAAGGCAGAAGTCAAAATTTTACCAATTCTTTCTGTCGGAGTGCAAGGGGACCAAAGAAGTTATGCCCACTGTGCCGTGTTAAATGATTTTACTACCAACTGGAAGGAATTGGACGAGTGCGCCGTTGAGATCACCAATTTCAAAAAGGAAATCAATCGTGTGGTTTTTGCCCCGGGGATTCAAACTTTCTCTGGAGCTTTTCATTATACCAAACTGACTTTAGATAAAGAACACTCGGATATCTTAAGAGAGGCTGATTCAATCGTAAACAGAATTCTCTATGAGGAATCCATTCACACTTCCATCTGGCAAATGCCAGTGGTCCTTGTTCCTGTGGGTTTACGCGCAAATTCTTATGGGGTAGTGTTACGCCCAGTGGAATCAACCGAAGCAATGACTGCTAATTTTTATGAGATGGATAGAAAGATACTGGAACGTATCACCAAAGAATTGTTAGTTTTGCCGCAAATTTCTCTGGTGTTGTATGATCTTACCCACAAACCACCAGGAACGATAGAGTGGGAATAA
- a CDS encoding alkaline phosphatase family protein — MRKIIQFVLFLKVFTSFQVVTRIISAFGILAFLIFSVSIDAKTKKTSEKHARQSSKIRQTIVLSIDGFPAYYLSDPKYHVYFPHLSEIFQKYGVSEIVTVNPSVTYPAHTSMVTGKDPAEHGIYNNTLSDPFEKNDGGWMWYAEDISSQTLWDLAKENHKTTANVFWPVTVGAGIDWNLPQYWRKKIPEDDKLLRVLSTKDLHKDAELAVGTPLNDVSKDEVKLKTATWLFQNKKPDLMFVYTTDLDTNHHGFGPGSEKALSRLLELDKVIFEFLQSVGAFAPKGPGLVIVSDHGFQSADLVCAPNVVLKQKGYIRDEEGTFQLTFKSSGGTAILLPGANAKFTDSEIQSLVSEILAACPGAEWVPFTSIMLGEGINQTSDDQENRNLQKKIHPSALGLLRTSQTMFFSGTRKGEVFTKSQTKVHGHGYWNANPEMKTIGFVYDPTGKKHQFQSVKDVFRIVKDMLGFKEKKTNGPRVPPLHTKP; from the coding sequence ATGCGAAAAATTATACAATTTGTATTATTCTTAAAGGTTTTTACTTCTTTTCAAGTAGTGACTCGTATCATCTCCGCTTTCGGGATTTTGGCATTTCTCATTTTTAGTGTTTCTATTGATGCCAAAACCAAAAAAACTTCGGAAAAACATGCGAGACAATCCTCCAAGATTCGCCAAACCATTGTTTTATCTATTGATGGATTTCCTGCTTATTATTTATCTGATCCCAAATACCATGTTTATTTCCCACATCTAAGCGAAATCTTCCAGAAGTATGGAGTTTCTGAAATTGTTACCGTCAATCCTTCGGTAACGTATCCAGCACATACCTCTATGGTGACGGGAAAAGATCCCGCAGAACATGGAATCTACAACAATACCTTATCTGATCCTTTTGAAAAAAATGATGGGGGATGGATGTGGTATGCGGAAGATATCTCAAGTCAAACACTCTGGGATTTGGCAAAAGAGAATCACAAAACTACGGCTAACGTATTTTGGCCTGTGACTGTGGGGGCGGGCATTGATTGGAATCTTCCCCAATATTGGAGAAAAAAAATCCCAGAGGATGACAAACTCCTTCGAGTGCTTTCCACCAAGGATCTTCACAAAGATGCTGAACTTGCCGTAGGAACTCCGTTAAACGACGTTTCAAAAGATGAAGTGAAATTAAAAACAGCCACTTGGCTCTTTCAAAATAAAAAACCGGATCTGATGTTTGTTTACACTACGGATTTGGATACCAACCACCATGGGTTTGGCCCAGGATCAGAAAAAGCCCTTTCCCGACTTTTGGAATTGGACAAAGTCATTTTTGAATTTTTACAGTCCGTGGGAGCATTTGCACCCAAAGGTCCGGGACTAGTGATTGTTTCTGATCACGGGTTTCAATCTGCCGATCTTGTTTGTGCACCGAATGTGGTTTTAAAACAAAAAGGGTACATTCGGGATGAAGAGGGAACTTTTCAGCTCACCTTTAAAAGTTCCGGTGGAACAGCCATCCTTTTGCCAGGTGCGAATGCAAAATTTACTGACTCGGAAATTCAATCCCTTGTTTCTGAAATTCTAGCGGCCTGTCCAGGAGCTGAGTGGGTTCCTTTCACTAGTATTATGTTAGGTGAAGGAATAAACCAAACCTCAGATGACCAAGAGAATCGTAATCTGCAAAAGAAAATCCATCCTAGCGCCTTGGGTCTTTTACGGACTTCGCAAACTATGTTTTTTAGTGGAACCAGAAAAGGGGAAGTGTTTACCAAGTCCCAAACAAAGGTCCACGGACATGGGTATTGGAATGCAAACCCTGAGATGAAAACCATTGGATTTGTATATGATCCAACGGGAAAAAAACACCAGTTCCAATCGGTAAAAGATGTATTTAGAATCGTAAAAGATATGTTAGGTTTTAAAGAAAAGAAAACCAATGGGCCTCGTGTGCCGCCCTTGCACACAAAGCCTTGA
- a CDS encoding glycosyltransferase family 2 protein: MEGKRKRKLSVAIITFNEEKNIGDCIQSVLSVADEIIVLDSLSTDRTKEIATSFPKVKFYESPFPGHVEQKNKAIGFCSNDWILSLDADERANKTLIQSIELFLESESVSADGFKIARLTYHLGRWIRYSGWYPLRRFRLFLKNAATWVGENPHDYIELKPGSSGKVMKGDILHYSFTDFSHQITTINQFSSIVAYTRYAKGERFSLFKTIFKPFGKFIEIYIFKFGFLDGIPGLWIAIASSFSTFLKYAKLYELDRKQIERPSNIRKEYGKN; this comes from the coding sequence ATGGAAGGCAAGAGAAAAAGAAAATTGTCGGTGGCCATCATCACCTTCAATGAAGAAAAAAATATCGGGGATTGTATCCAATCCGTTCTGTCAGTTGCCGATGAAATCATTGTTTTGGATTCATTGAGTACTGATCGTACTAAAGAAATTGCAACTTCCTTTCCCAAAGTAAAATTCTATGAATCTCCATTCCCGGGCCATGTGGAACAAAAGAACAAAGCAATTGGTTTTTGTTCCAATGATTGGATTCTCTCGCTTGATGCAGATGAACGTGCGAATAAAACCCTGATCCAGTCTATTGAATTGTTTTTAGAATCAGAGTCAGTTTCTGCCGATGGGTTTAAAATTGCAAGACTCACATACCATTTGGGTCGGTGGATTCGTTATAGTGGTTGGTATCCGCTACGTAGATTTCGTCTTTTCCTGAAAAATGCTGCGACTTGGGTCGGTGAAAACCCACATGACTATATCGAATTAAAACCTGGTTCTTCTGGGAAAGTCATGAAGGGAGATATCCTTCATTATAGTTTTACTGATTTTAGTCATCAAATCACAACCATCAATCAGTTCTCTAGTATTGTTGCTTACACTCGTTATGCGAAAGGAGAAAGGTTTTCTCTCTTCAAAACTATTTTCAAACCCTTCGGAAAATTTATCGAAATTTATATTTTTAAGTTTGGGTTCTTGGATGGAATCCCTGGGCTTTGGATTGCCATAGCTTCTTCTTTTTCAACCTTTCTGAAATATGCAAAATTGTATGAACTAGACCGAAAACAGATCGAAAGACCGTCCAATATTAGAAAAGAATATGGCAAAAACTAA
- the fliM gene encoding flagellar motor switch protein FliM has translation MTEILSQDEIDALLNAISSGEVSEDEYSSVGEQKKVKIYDFKRPDKFSKDQIRTLQMMHETFARLATTGLSAQLRALVVVHVASVDQLTYEEFIRSIPNPTTLAVINMDPLRGSAILEIDPSISFTIIDRLFGGKGESSKVNRELSDIELSVMEGIIVRILGNLRESWSTVIDLRPRLGNIETNPQFAQVVPPNDMVVLITLETKVGEVEGMTNLCIPYITIEPIINKLSAQYWYSSIRKGEVDENRAVIQERLDQVKIPLISEVGSVDISLNDLMNLHVGDVIKLENTPIKTDLMVKVGDRSKFKATPGRVGNRLAIQIGDSIEDIPDELLGSTRSEQEY, from the coding sequence ATGACGGAAATCCTTTCCCAAGACGAAATTGATGCCCTGTTAAATGCCATCTCCTCAGGCGAAGTATCTGAGGATGAATACTCATCGGTTGGGGAACAAAAGAAAGTCAAAATCTACGACTTCAAACGTCCGGATAAATTTTCAAAAGACCAAATTCGTACCTTGCAGATGATGCACGAGACCTTTGCCCGTTTGGCAACCACCGGTTTATCGGCTCAGCTTCGAGCCCTGGTTGTGGTGCACGTGGCTTCGGTAGACCAGTTAACCTACGAAGAATTCATTCGTTCCATTCCGAACCCAACCACTCTTGCTGTGATCAATATGGATCCACTCCGCGGGTCTGCCATTTTAGAAATTGACCCGTCCATTTCCTTCACCATCATCGATCGTCTGTTCGGTGGTAAGGGTGAATCTTCCAAAGTCAACAGGGAACTTTCTGATATTGAGTTGTCTGTAATGGAAGGGATCATTGTTAGGATTCTTGGAAACTTACGAGAGTCCTGGTCTACTGTAATTGATTTACGTCCAAGACTTGGAAACATTGAAACAAACCCACAGTTTGCCCAAGTGGTTCCACCCAATGACATGGTGGTATTAATTACCCTGGAAACCAAAGTGGGTGAAGTAGAAGGGATGACCAACCTTTGTATTCCCTACATCACCATTGAACCCATTATTAATAAACTTTCAGCACAGTATTGGTATTCCTCGATTCGTAAAGGGGAAGTGGATGAAAACCGAGCCGTCATCCAAGAGCGACTCGACCAAGTCAAAATTCCTCTGATTTCCGAAGTGGGAAGTGTGGACATCTCTCTCAATGACCTTATGAACTTACATGTGGGGGATGTGATCAAATTAGAAAATACTCCGATCAAAACCGACCTTATGGTAAAAGTAGGGGATCGCAGTAAGTTTAAGGCCACACCGGGTCGTGTAGGGAACCGCCTTGCCATCCAAATTGGGGATAGCATTGAGGACATTCCAGACGAACTCCTTGGATCTACGAGATCGGAACAAGAATATTAA
- a CDS encoding LIMLP_04285 family protein, translating to MNLKTFLTVSILSIVSLNSYADTVKVKATKEVLENVKTSSPTANYVLVESKDGTKQAFKKTAVDVVSLPVEWEAPKKEENPGFFGSLFASKDTKEETNTESKNPEEPKENPENQSFFKRKLPELAMGGMALLWILLP from the coding sequence ATGAACCTAAAGACCTTTCTCACGGTATCCATTCTATCGATTGTCTCTCTAAATTCTTATGCGGACACGGTGAAAGTGAAAGCAACCAAAGAGGTGTTGGAAAACGTAAAAACATCCTCTCCGACCGCCAATTATGTTTTGGTAGAATCAAAAGATGGCACCAAACAAGCGTTTAAGAAAACTGCTGTAGATGTTGTTTCTCTTCCTGTAGAATGGGAAGCTCCAAAAAAGGAAGAAAACCCTGGATTTTTTGGTTCCTTATTTGCTTCTAAAGATACCAAAGAAGAAACAAATACAGAATCGAAAAATCCTGAAGAACCAAAAGAAAACCCAGAAAACCAAAGTTTTTTCAAAAGAAAACTTCCTGAACTTGCAATGGGTGGAATGGCCCTTCTTTGGATTTTACTACCGTAA
- a CDS encoding ferredoxin: protein MRKAYVDKDNCTSCNQCADNMPKYFMMDEDDVSQTHIGGESINDAMIPDEDEKKVQKEMDECPGECIHWKKH, encoded by the coding sequence ATGAGAAAAGCTTATGTAGACAAAGACAATTGTACTTCTTGTAACCAATGTGCTGATAATATGCCGAAATACTTTATGATGGATGAGGATGATGTTTCTCAAACCCATATCGGAGGAGAGTCAATCAATGATGCGATGATCCCAGACGAAGACGAAAAAAAAGTGCAAAAGGAAATGGATGAATGCCCAGGGGAATGTATCCACTGGAAAAAACATTAG